In a genomic window of Gadus chalcogrammus isolate NIFS_2021 chromosome 17, NIFS_Gcha_1.0, whole genome shotgun sequence:
- the LOC130370246 gene encoding GTPase IMAP family member 9-like, with product MLNMESGATGPCPTDMGENDPEEVLRLILIGNTGSGKSASGNTILGQSHFKSMSCSASVTQVCQLVTSEYHAEEEAKSSSSRRRMRKKVVVVDMPGFGDTQRTQEQIITEISKCMALTAPGPHAFLLVLKLERYTEEVKRAVDMIAEVFGEVALRDYTVVLFARGDDLEELIEEFLSSSADLRGLIHRCGGRYHVINNRDQGDGQQVLELLKKVEKVVDFNGGGRYTNAMYQEVEAAKKKEKLRKEEELRKEEQASKEEELRKEEQARIERESKSSCSIL from the exons ATGCTCAATATGGAGTCAG GAGCAACGGGACCGTGTCCAACCGACATGGGAGAGAATGATCCAGAAGAAGTGCTGAGACTGATCCTGATTGGAAACACAGGGTCTGGGAAGAGCGCCTCAGGGAACACCATCCTGGGCCAGAGTCACTTCAAGTCCATGAGTTGCTCAGCCTCCGTGACACAAGTCTGCCAGCTGGTGACCTCTGAATACCATGCTGAGGAGGAGGCGAAGAGCAGTTcaagcaggaggaggatgaggaagaaggtggtggtggtggacatgCCAGGTTTTGGAGACACACAACGGACCCAGGAACAGATCATCACGGAGATCAGCAAATGCATGGCCCTGACGGCCCCCGGCCCACACGCCTTCCTCCTGGTGCTCAAGCTGGAACGCTACACAGAGGAGGTGAAAAGGGCCGTGGATATGATAGCTGAGGTATTTGGTGAAGTGGCGCTCCGCGACTACACAGTGGTGCTGTTCGCCAGGGGAGATGACCTGGAGGAGCTGATAGAGGAGTTTCTGTCCAGCTCTGCTGACTTAAGGGGTTTGATTCACAGGTGTGGAGGCAGGTACCACGTAATCAACAACAGGGATCAAGGTGATGGGCAGCAAGTTCTCGAGCTGCTGAAAAAGGTGGAGAAGGTTGTGGATTTCAACGGTGGAGGGCGTTATACCAACGCCATGTACCAGGAGGTAGAGGCAgcaaagaagaaggaaaagttaaggaaggaggaagagttAAGGAAGGAGGAACAGGCTAGCAAGGAGGAAGAGTTAAGGAAGGAGGAACAGGCTAGgattgagagggagagcaaaTCCTCCTGCAGtatcctttag